The DNA region GTGTCAACAAGCGCAGTGGCTGACTGTCCCGCGTCAAGAAGTTGGCAGGGATTTCTCGGTTTGAAAGGTGGGGATCGTCGGGTCGGCGATCCCCAGGTGCACGTGGAGTGGCCGGTTCCAGGCCAGGGCCTCGTGCGGCCGGATCGTGTTGTACTCGATCCGGTACTCCTCGGCGTGCTTGGCGAGCATGACGGCGTCGTCGATCTCGTCGATGTAGAGCCGCTCGTACTTCAAGGTCCCGAATCCGCGTTCGCGTGACCCGTTCTGCCCTGGCGACCTCACCCGGGTCCGGACGTGCGCGAGCTCGGGGCGGCCGGCGATGAATGCCTCGAACCGGAACGAGCGGAACGGGCCGCCGTTGTCGGTCACGATCGTGACCACCGGCAGCAGTTCACCGGTCTCGAAGTCGACAGCAGTCCTCGATCATCGGGTGGCCAAACATGGCCTCGTAGTCGGCCAACGCGAGCTCCACGGCGTCGATGGCGTCGAACTGGTTCGCCGTCGGTGACACGTGGAACGGGTGCTCGTACTTCGACCAGTAGTCCCGGCAGCCGGCCAGTCGCCACGTGCCGCCGGTGGTGGTCTCGAACTCACTGAAGTCCAGCTGCCAGACCTGATTCGGTCCCGTCGGCTCGTTCGCGAACGCGGCCTTCCTGCGCTCAGCCAGCTTCCTGCGTTCGCGCTGGTAGTGCGCTGGCAGGATCAGTCCTTCCTCGCGCAGCGTGCGCAGCACGGTCG from Nocardioides sambongensis includes:
- a CDS encoding integrase core domain-containing protein yields the protein MVTIVTDNGGPFRSFRFEAFIAGRPELAHVRTRVRSPGQNGSRERGFGTLKYERLYIDEIDDAVMLAKHAEEYRIEYNTIRPHEALAWNRPLHVHLGIADPTIPTFQTEKSLPTS
- a CDS encoding IS3 family transposase; this translates as MSTARWCERFDIPERTWRRWQAKARAGGQPKGPWPKPAREEARELVLRHALAHPAWGHRKVWAMVRHDEHVVSEATVLRTLREEGLILPAHYQRERRKLAERRKAAFANEPTGPNQVWQLDFSEFETTTGGTWRLAGCRDYWSKYEHPFHVSPTANQFDAIDAVELALADYEAMFGHPMIEDCCRLRDR